The DNA region TACCAATCCTATTTTAACAAAGTATCTCATAAAAATCATTTGGACACAAAATTCGGAATCTTATCTAACAATAAcagatttattaaaaagttatgaACAAACTTTCTGTTTCAATGTCTCGCCGTATATACAATTTATCTCAATGACCATTTTAAAACGTCTTATTTTTCCTTCAAATATGTACATTATCATCAACCATCCAGTCCCCAAACTTTTTCTTCTACGAGTATATACAGtaatatggattatttattttggaagaAAATAGCATACTGGAGCCAGAAAATGATAGGGACCCATATCCATAGATTATCTAGTACATATGAAAAACACGTAATGATAAGTTATTCAGGAGGATAGACAGGGATCCAGGAGAGCTAGTTAGGCACACAGAGAGTTAATGCCAATTGATGAACCACATGCATCTTTCAATGTCTCGATTTCTTCAGACTTCCTCCAAAAGACGGCATCATCTACCATCACTGCATCAACCCACACTCTAGCTGCATTCGGACCCAATCGTACAAAGTGGACATTTTGATTTGGGTCTGTTGAATGCACCCGTCCTTCGGCAACTACATGTTTCTTTCCACCAATGTCCAGCAGTTTGCATTTCTGATCCACTTGTATAGTTTCAGATCCATGTTTTGGCTGTCATGTTTAAGATACACATATTCATTTCAATGTCAAACTGTAACAAGAACAATATTACTACATTTTATAAGGCAttataaatagttaattttcCTTAGAATCATTTTTATTCACGTTAGAAAACGAAGAagaatctatattttataagcAGTTATAAATTGGGATAATTACCTTTTGCAGAGGCTTCTCGACTTCAacatcagcttcttcttgttcttaTTTAATCATCATATCAAAAATTGGatcaattaaacaaaaaatacccAATGCATTGCTGTAACAAGAACAATATTACTACATTTTATAAGACATTATAAATAGTTCTTTTTTCTTAGAAGCATAAGTTATTCACGTTAGAAAACGAAGAagaatctatattttataagaagTTATAACTTCTTATAACCAATGGCGGACCCAGAGATAGTTTTAAGGTGTGTCAGATTTTGTGCTTTAGCCTaacatatgaaaataaattagaaaataagtAAAACGGTGCACTGGTGGTGTCGAACACGGTAAGATGGGTCAAATGGTGACTAAATAAACCAAATGAGCTATATTATCTTTAGTTGAGTACGGTAAACCACAAAGATCTTAATTTTAACCTGTGGCAGGTGACCCACTATCATTCCACGTGGGTCCGCCTCTGCTTATAACTTCTTATTTATAGGAAGACTTATAAagttaaaagaataaaaatcaatattttataagtctttataaattgAGCTAACTACCTTTTGAACAGGCTTCTGGACCTCAACTTCCTTCTgcatttcatcttcttcttgttcctattttatcattatataaaaaattggatccattaaacattaaacaaaacataCCCAAActattctttaaaaatatttataaagactAGAGACTTATAAAGTTAGAAGAATAAgaatcaatattttataattatttataaattgagcTTCCTATCTTTTGAACAGGCTCTCGATCTCAGCATCAACTTCCTTCtgcctttcatcttcttcttgttcctattctatcatcatataaaaaatttgatCCATGGAGAATCTACATTTTATAAGTCGTTATAAATAGAGTTATTTACCTTTTTCCCTCTTCCTCGTTTTTCCTTTAACTTGTTCGGGCTTCTTGACTTCAGCATCAACTTCAACATTGTTGGAATTAGTCtgtgaaatttataaataacatttcACAAATTTTTGGAATTAGTCTGTGAAATTCTAAAGACAATTTTATAAGACgttataaatcagtttataaaggCTTGTAAATTATCTTACCTCATTGACTTCACCATCAGCTTCCACATGCTCGTTTTCTTCATGTTGCGGCTGCCCATGTGTTCCAAAAAAATCAGTAACAGAAATGCTGATGCTAAGTATACATCTTtatctttttcaattttataaactacTATAAAGAACTACAGGTGAAGCTTATAAAGGCTTATAAATTATCTTACCTCATTGACTTCACCACAAGCTTTCACAtgctcgtcttcttcttcatgttgCAGCGGCTCCTGAAAAAATCAGTAACAGAAATGCTGATGCTAAGTATACATCTTTACCTTTCTCAATTTTATAAACCACTATAAAAAACTACAGGGGAAGCTAATAAAGGCTTATAAATTATCTTATCTCATTGATTTTGCCACAACTTTCACAtgctcgtcttcttcttcatgttgCAGCTGCTCCTGGAAAAATCAGTAACAGAAATGTTGATGCTAAGTAACAATCTGATGAAGAACTCTTGTATAACAAGCTTCTCTTATAAACTCTTGTAAATCCTTGTTATATTACAAACAAATCATGAAACTCGGATTTATAAGGTATTATAATTACTCAATATGCAGTGTTAACCATCAGAACATCTCTTTCCCTTAGCTGGAATGATTAAAATGACAAGTAGAAATCAACATATTCTATAATCTCACCTCTATTGAATAGTAGAAAGATGAACAAAAGGGACATGGTCATGACAATAAATCACTCTTTGAATACATTcagtgaagaagaagctatcacatttggatttttcttGTACTCCAAATGCAATACCAATTCAAATAGAGATACCAATACCAAATGTAACTATCTCCATCACAAACAATAACGAACTACTtccaataaaaattaaagactAGCAAGTACGAATAGGCAATTGAAAGGAGATAGAGAAAATTgacaaaattaaaaagagatATACGCATACTATCTGAGAAAATTGAACCGGAGAAAGATTCGACATCGTCGGCGTGTGAGAGAGACGacgtgtgagagagagagaggaagtgTGAAAGAGAGATGGCGGCGGATCTTCGGcgtgtgagagagagacgaggtgtgagagagagatgacAGCGGATCTTCGGCgtgtgagagagagatgacGTGTGAGATAGAGACGACGACAGATCTTCGGCGTGTGAAAGAGAGACGACAGATCTCAGCTGATCTCCGGCGAACGATGAGTTGAGAAAAAATTAGAGAATGAGATTAATGTTTGAAGAGATAAAGGAAGGTTAATTTGGTCATTTGGCTATTAATgaaaaagatatttataaaaatgtctCTCTCTTAAGTGCATATTTGCAAAGTGGTACTTCCAAAGTGGTAGTTTTAAAATTCTCCCATTTATTGAATCCAATGTTTGTCATTCAATATATAAGGGATAGTATTATTTAAGAACCTCGAAGAAACCGGAAGAAACGAAtagtcatttttcttttctaatcaAACAAGCAAAATAATAGTGTAAAAAACCATTTATTAATACCCAATACTAATAATCGGATGCAGATTATTCTCTCAAGCATCAATCTTGAGACTAACATCCCTAGAGGAAGAGTTCCCATTGAAGTTCCTATTCTCAGTTTCATCAAAATGGTCTTCACGTGCGTTATCAGCGAGCAtcagagcgaccaaccagaaaAGGCACGAGTCTAATGACACGAAGGCACCTCCACCAAGCAGACCAGTCTTAGCCGTGGGGCAAGCGGTCTCTAAGTTCCGATGAACATTACGCGTCAAGTGAAGCTGCTCTGTAATGGTTGGCCATAGCAACAGGGACAGTGCCAGTCCAGATGTAATCCTACAAGATAAAATCATAGGCCGCAAACAACTCTGAATCAAAAATCTACACCACACCAAATTGCATTGAATCAATgactaagagagagagagaataaagcTTACAAGGCAATGTTGAAGAAGACGGAGAAGCTGGTGCTTTTGAACAAGACGGAGTTGGGAACAGACTTTCCCTTGTAAGACATGAAGAGGGATTTGTATCCAGCTACGGTGGAGGCAAGGAGGAAGGCAGCAGAAAGGTAACCCAAGGCAACAGTTGGATCAGATGGATATTTGCAGATAACCACACCCTTTCCGTTAATTGGAGTCCCAGATGCAGGCTGCGaccaaataaaagaaaaccaaagaacataaacaaatctcacaataaaacaacaattacaaaagagagagagagcatatGGAGACAATTAGAACTACGATGAAACAATTGGCTTCTCTATCAGTACATAAAGTTATGGAGTATTGCTGTATAATGCTACTAAAACAAACCTAACATCTTCCATGAAGAAAAGATAGCAAACCCCAACAAACAAAGATCATCATAACCAAAAAACAATCACAAAAGAGAAAGCCTAGAGAGATCAAGTAACTGTGTAAGTGTGTTCACAGGTTCAGATTTCATTTCACTGTGGTTTACAGCAGAGCATCAAAACTCAGTGAAACAATTGGCTTTTCCTATCACTAGATAGAGCTGTTACAAAGATGACAGTTTAATGCTACTCCAAGAACTTGGAAATGATTAGTAAAACAAAATTCTAATCATCTTTTCAGCAACATGAACATAAAAGATAGCACTAACAAACAACAAGCAAAAGCATCCTCTAATCGAAACAGATCAAATTAGTTTCACCATATTTAGATAATTAACACCTAGTGCAGGGGCGTCACTGTTTGATACATAACTACTATGATATGATAAGACAAAATCTAATTTCCAAAATTATTCAGCAAAATACCATCCGGAACAAACAGTAAATTCAATATTAACTCGAATCATAAAGAGAAGATTGAATAAAAGAACCTTCTTGTTCTCAGCGATGACTCCAAGAAGGAAGGACAATACGCCAAACAAAGAGACGATCAACGACATATGCTTCATAGTAACCGCCATCTTTTCTCCCCTTCTCTGTAGATATACCCTACGGTGATATAAAATTCGATTTCACAAAAACAGATAAAAAAATTCACCAAAGAATACAGAAATCGAatcaacgaagaagaagagctgCGGGGGAATTGAAAAAGCGAAaatgagagagaaaagagacacTCAGGGCGACGATGAATCTGGAGATCGGAGGGGGTTGTTAGGGGTTGGTTTGATTTGATGATAagacttttttttatcaacttgCACTGAGAATTCGGATTCGGATAAGCCCTAAGAAAAGTCTCCGAGTGTCGTTTTTGGGATCATAAAGATTCTGTTGATTTtttataacaaagaaaaaagattcgatatttatcttcttcttcttttaaaaCGTATCTACATCTCTCTATATGTTGATAATGATATGAACGAAATCCAATGAGTTACTCATTCCGATCTGGTTCAgtctatttaaattttagatttttgaaatgattttagttttcttttggttatttAGAATTTTGGTTCAAATTCAATTCGATTTTTGCGGTTTCGGTCTAGATTTagataatccatttaaattattttaaaatttttaaaatttatatgcaTTTAAATTTcacaaatgttaaaaataaaagtgttatataacatataaatttaaatagtgtatactaaaatacttaaacttaacaaaaAATAGTTTGACTTGATATTTAGATAGGGAATCAATAgaaattttaagtatttttttaaaaaaatattttgtttttaaatatttttcagctattttagatatttatttttgattatttgtatatattttcaaatattttagataatttaaaaatattttatatattttggatatttttgatGTTGAATCTAAAAATAGCTCAcgtattcaaatatataaatctaattgtatatatttagatactctaaatattttggtttaaatcGGATTTGATCCCGGTTTTTTAGATAACCAATTTTGAATTGAGACTGATACCACTTTTAGATCGAATTCGGTTCGATTGTTACTTTACCCGGCCCTAGAATCCACCATTACTGATTCACTGTTTGGATTAGGCTTCATTCCAATCAGCCCAATAAGGAGAATATTTTATCTTGAAAGTTCGGCCCAAGAAAAAGCCCAAGGGTTAATCAGGGCAAGATTGTTGTCGAGTTTCCATGTAGAGGTAGCAAGGCAGAAGAAGGTAAACGTAGCAAAAACGAGACCATCTTATTTGTCcggttgttttctttttcacaaaGTGTCACTGTCAGTGGGAGACACATTTGTAaagattattaaaatttcaaaattatatagtGATTGATATTCTTATAATAATTAAGTACAATTAGTTTTTGATGATTCTCCAATGACATATAGGTATAGCTCACATAAAAAGCATATGATACATCGATCTTCACATCCCACTACACATTATATCgatcaaaagataaaaattcaTCTCGAGTTGAAATTTTAACCACATAAATTTCTATATTTGCAGTTTTATttactttctatatttttttgctaaaatttggacTCTCTATATTATTTCAATACCTATTTCAATTCAGTTTATAGTTTATATGGTAACTTcattgttttgttatttgaaaaGTAAGAAATAGTGTTAAAATAATGGATACTCATATAAGTAGCTAAAATTAATTAGTAAGTTGATTGATCTGAATATTTTGCTGATATTTATTTCATGATACTCATTAGTTAAAACTTTTCTCCGTTCATTAAGTTTGTAACAACTATTAAGTATTGTTCCAAATAATTGCTATGTTTCTCATTAGCTATGATTCTCCAATGACATATAGCTCACATAAAAAGCATATGACACATCTTCACATCCCACTACGCATGTTATATCgatcaaaagataaaaattcaTCTCGAGTTGAATTTAACCACATAAATTTCTATATTTGCAGTTTTACttactttctatatttttttgctaaaatttggacTCTCTATATTATTTCAATACCTATTTCAGTTCAGTTTATAGTTTATATGGTAACTTcattgttttgttatttgaaaaGTAAGAAATAGTGTTAAAATAATGGATACTCATATAAGTAGCTAAAACTAATTAGTAAGTTGATTGATCTGGATATTTTGCTGATATTTATTTCATGATACTCATTAGATAAAACTTTTCTCCGTTCATTAAGTTTGTAACAACTCTTAAGTGTTGTTCCAAATAATTGCTatgtttctttttgaaaaaataattgctatgttaaacagaagaaaaatgttaaaactctTGGGAAATTGGGTCATATGGccataaaaaaaacaaaatttgctAAGTAGCTAAAAACACACTCTCTCTTCTCCCTTATGttcctatctctctcttccCCTCTCTCTAGaaatctaattttcttttttttatggcTATTCTACAAATAAACCCAAAACTCTTTCTATATTCTTAATTTGTTaagaaaaaactatttttggtgACTCGAAGTTATGTGATATGAACAACCCGTCAAATTTGCTTAACCCCCACTAATTGTTTTGTTGTTATTGTCATTGTTAGTTAAGAGACAAATTAATGAGAACAAGTTCTCATCTCCGGTGGAACATCACTTTCACTGACGACTCACGAAAGCATATGATACGTCCATCCCAGTAGACATATTATTTTCGCCAAAAGTAACATACTCATCTTGATTagaaatcaaacaaaacaaactaaaacCCTATTTTTAGAAAATGTCTGTTACTACAAGATTTGTGGTAACAAGTGCCTTACTTCATAATATTTAATAGTTGTATTATTTTGtggaaaattatattatacaattttaagaatccaaacatataaatttatatgatattttatatattgaaatctccaaatcattttaaatattatatcctAGTCTATTTAGCAGCTATTATCAAGTGtatatatcataaataaaacacacaatatatatatatatatatatatatatatatattttttttttaattcaaatattACTACTTGTTTTGATAAAACTATAGATCCCTGATTAGAAATTAGTCAATTAACTATATGACGCTAATGCCTTGGAGTGGTTAGTAAAATGACTATTTTAATCACACTGACATCAGTTAGTCGttcttaaattaaaatgtaGTACAAGATAATTAGTTACAGCGTAAATTACTTCGCTTggttagagttttttttttttttttttttttgcttggttAGAGTTAATTTGGCCTGTATAGACTTTATTTTCCATGTGCCAAATGAAAATTAACAGAGTGTCAGTAAATTGTAATGCTGAAGCCTTTGTTTATAAATAGAAAGATCGATAAGGTGAAAAATAAGTTCATATGAGTGGGCTTAGGTTAAAACAACTAGATGAAGCAATTTGCATTGAAcgatctctatatatatatacacatattcaTCAAGAGATGATTATAATCAAACCCACAAAACATTtacttcatatttttataaaagagagagagatagttgCTCAAAAGATAATGGCAACGTACAAATCTTCTGGGAAGTTTGACC from Raphanus sativus cultivar WK10039 chromosome 8, ASM80110v3, whole genome shotgun sequence includes:
- the LOC108819539 gene encoding uncharacterized protein LOC108819539, with amino-acid sequence MAVTMKHMSLIVSLFGVLSFLLGVIAENKKPASGTPINGKGVVICKYPSDPTVALGYLSAAFLLASTVAGYKSLFMSYKGKSVPNSVLFKSTSFSVFFNIALITSGLALSLLLWPTITEQLHLTRNVHRNLETACPTAKTGLLGGGAFVSLDSCLFWLVALMLADNAREDHFDETENRNFNGNSSSRDVSLKIDA
- the LOC108821583 gene encoding uncharacterized protein LOC108821583 — encoded protein: MSRNMKKTSMWKLMVKSMRLIPTMLKLMLKSRSPNKLKEKRGRGKKEQEEDEMQKEVEVQKPVQKNKKKLMLKSRSLCKSQNMDLKLYKWIRNANCWTLVERNM